The Methylotuvimicrobium alcaliphilum 20Z genomic interval TTCGCAATATTCCGTACCCCATCGAGCTCCCCTTGAGGGAGCAAAAGCCAGAGTCATCCACACCTCCCCGAAATAGCGCCCATCCCGCATTAATGATGGCGGGTAAGGAAAATCATCCCATTCCAGAAAATATCCCGGTCTAAGGGTGTCTTCAAAAATCAGAGTTGCAGTGTGCGGTGTGCATTCTAGGCTATATGGCGCAGAGGATGGCAAGCCAAATCCCAAGTAATTTTCTTCTCCATCAGGTACACGCTTTCCTGAGCGAGGATCTCTGGCATGGTGTGTCAGCAGTGCTCTAGCGAGAACAGGTGATGGTAACGGAGTAATTTGATGGTAAATCTGCGCCAAAGTTCGAGAGACCAAAGGTGTTGAGAAACTGGTACCAATATCTTCCGCAATGCCCGATTCCGTAATGGAACGAATGCCGTGAATGTGAAGGCCATCCGTCGAGCAAGATCCACCATAATGCACCACGTCGGGCTTGATGATGTAATTAGGGCCTGCACCGTGGCGTGAAAAAGCGGAAGGGTGATGCTGTTTAGGGCCTTTGTTCTTGAAATCGACGTGGGATACCGCACCGACGGTTATGCTAAGAATACTATCTGCAGGAGATGTAATTCTGCCTGATTCCAGTTGGTTTGGTGTTCGTGGGAAGTCTAGTAGGGGCGGAGTGACATAATTTCCTGCGCTGATTACGAAGGACACTTGGTACTTTTCTTGAAGGTTATCCAGTTCAACAGCGAGTTCAGAGAATTCATCTAGTGAGCATAGAGCATCCGTCCCCAAGGAAAGATTCCAGACCTTATACTTGTTCGCATGTTCATCCAAGGCAGCCTCAAGCGACATCAGCAATTCCGATTCCATAAGCGCCAGAGTATCGCCACGGGAAGGATCGTCATTGGGGATAACCTGGAGGTCAAATATGCCGCAAGGACTTGATTCCAGCCCTGATAGCGTTGGATTTAGTTCAGAACCCCAGCAGATCAAGCCAGCTACGAATGTTCCGTGATCAGTGTTACGATATGGCTCAGCAACTTGCTGATCGCGACCTACAATCCAACTGTTCAACGGCAAAATCTGATCAGAGATTCCGCTATCAACAACTACGACAACAGGTATGTCTAAATCATCTGAGCCTCGGATTGGGAGCTGAGGAAGGGATGACTCCAGATTTATTGACTTGGGCCGTACTGTGCGCACAAGTGGCATATGACTGATTGATCGAACAGAAATAATTTTGGATAGGGCTTCTACATCGGCGACTGATCGGCATTCGGCGGCATATATCCAACTCTGAGCTGCATATCCCCTTTGGTCTAGTTGTATCCCTTTCGCTTTGCAGGCTTCAACGAATTCAATTGCAATCGCCGTTTGATCTTCATTCGCACCAAAGCTGAACAGTTTGACTCTGGTGATGAAGCCGTTCTTGCCACGCGGACTGTAGCGAAGCACATCTTCTGCACTAACCCCTTTTCTCCTCAACAAAGGGGTCACCGCTTCGATGGATTCGATGCAGGATAGCTCTTTCACAATCCGGTCAGAAGTATTTTCTTCAATAGATGCCTTCAACTTGGCGAGACCGGAAGGTGTTGCCTTGATGTAAAGCTCACCAAGGCCGCCACTCCCAATAATCGGGCATGTATGATGGGAGAACAAAGTATCTGGTCGATGGCTTTTGGCGGCGGCCTTGGCAATGACCTTCACTCTCACCGGAGCTGCCTTTACACCCTTTAAATTAAGCAGAACTGATTCCTGGATCGCGGTAATCTGATTAACCAGACGATGGCGGTACTGGTCGTCTACTACTCTAAAAGGCTGAGGAGGCCCACCGCCACCAGTAACTCTCCGCTCTGCTCCCTGTTTTGGCATAATGAGCTTTATTGGAAGCCTATCATGCCGTGTATCCCCTTGGCTTCTATTCGCCATGACACTCCCCTTCTTGATGAGCTAATCGATGAACTGTCGCCTTGGATACAGCAAGTAATTCTGCGAGTATTGCGAAGCTATATAGCCGTAGATCGCGCTCCCTGAGAATCTTTACGATTTCAGGAATATCTTTGTTGTTTAATTGAACGGCAAAACATCTATTTTCGTCGCCAGCCAAAGAAAGGTTTTGAATAACCAAAAAAGCGTCATTCATTTGCACAGGCCGACTGTTGACGAGGCTGCGTCGTTTCAAACGAATGCAGGTTTCGCGGATATCCGAACCAGAGAAACCCTCTGATAGGTCAGCCAGAACATTCAGCTCCTTTTCAGAAAAAGTGAGTGGGGCTGAAAAATCTGTCCACATCTGATTTCGTTGGTCAAGGGATGGCAATTGCAATGCCAATCTGTAGGTAAACCGTCGCCAGACGGCTGCATCAAGTAAAGCTTCGTGGTTGGTTGCGGCAATAACAATAGACTGACGGCCCAGTGTATCCAAATTTTGTAGAAAACTGTTCACTACACGTTTAAGCTCTCCCATTTCCTGGTTATCACTACGAATCTTCGCGATTGCATCAAATTCGTCCAGGAAGAGAACACAAGGGGTCTTGGCCGCGAAATCAAATAATGCGCGAATGTTTTTTGAGGTGCTCCCGAGGAAAGAAGAAATAAGGCCGTCAAGTCGAGCCACGTAAAGTTCCAGTCCCAGTTCTTTTGCGATATGCCGAGCAAGTCGGCTTTTGCCAGTGCCAGGTGGCCCGAATATCAAGAAGCTCATGGCGCCTGAAAGCTCATTGTTGTCAATCGAACCGTAGCTCTTGGAAATGCTGATGAATTCATGAACAACGTCCCACTGAGCCTGTGATAGATGCATTGGAGGCTCGGTAATACCCTTGAATTGAACATGCTCAACCAAGGGAAATCGGCTTTCCGCGTCAACAGGCAAAGCTCGCAATAGTCGAACATCCGCCGGCCTTAGCTGGTGATCCGTTTCCTCCAACATCTTGCGTAGTCGGGCAGCCGCACTCGTCTCGCCGACATCATCAAGCTTGTCAGCTAGGAAGGCTGAGTAATTGCGCACTTTATTCACGTCGAGACGCAAGGCGCCATTTACAATGCGGAAAACCTCATTCATAAAACGTATATCTGTTTTCATGAGACGATTATTGTATATAGCAAGATATTTGTCAATGAAGTGAGACGGACTATCTGCTTTAGTAATATTTCAAATCTAGGCAACGCTTTCTGGAGGAAGATTCCCCAAAAAAGATGATCCCGGAAGGATTCATGCTCAAATGCAACGGCTACGTCAGAAAGGAACATTTTCGCATCATCATGTTATAATTAGTAGAATGACCTTTGTTAAGCCCCGCTCAACAAGTGAAATGAACGACAACTCCTATCAATATAGATACTGGAACACCCTAAAAGAATTACGCACCCATGTGATGTATTTGCATGATTACGCCACACATTCCGAATGGTGGGACAAAGCTACTAATATTTTTCTGGCGTTAGCATCTAGCAGCAGCATCGCTGCTTGGGCGATTTGGAAAGATCAGCAAATTGTATGGGCATGTATCATCGCATTGGCCCAGATTATCAGCGCAATAAAACCTTTTCTACCTTATAAACAGCGCTTGGGTGTTATCAGCGAGTTGAACGACAAAATCCAAGAAATCGCTCTTGAGTGCGAAAAAAAATGGTTTGATGTTGCTGAAGGGGAACTGACAGAAAGAGAGATTCATGACTTACAAATTGAACTACGTAACAAAGCGTTCAATGCAGAGAAGCGAATATTGAAAGGAGTAATTTTGCCTAGAAAAAATAAGATTTTAAAATCTGCCGAGACAAAGGCTGACCTCTTTCTACGAAATAATTATCACTTTGGATAACAAAATGTCTGGCAATGAGAAAAGACAACAATCAGAGTCACGAATAATAGCGAAAGATTCTGGTCGGTCTTTACCGGTAACAAACACTGCTACGCCGATGCCAAAAGTAAAACCACCAAAACAGCCAGAACCTCAAAAACAGCAGAAATAAATTAAGCGTATGGATTAAAAGCAATACGCACTTATTGGCCGGCTGATGTGAAGCGTTATACGACTGCTTTCGGTTTTACTGCAGCCATACGCTAAAATCTTTGAATGTCGCAGAATGGCCGGGTCGAGTCAAAGACTACTCAAGGTTGCTTGCCGAAAAGCTGTCATTTGCTCAACTTAGGTATCGAAAATTTCGCCGACATCCTCAACGGCCGTTTATGGCCGATTGCCACAATTCACCACTCTCAACAGCCGACATTCACTACTGGTGGATTCGTATCGGAATCGATGGCCTGGGTGGTATCGAAACCAGTTGCTGGAATATGC includes:
- a CDS encoding S8 family peptidase, encoding MPKQGAERRVTGGGGPPQPFRVVDDQYRHRLVNQITAIQESVLLNLKGVKAAPVRVKVIAKAAAKSHRPDTLFSHHTCPIIGSGGLGELYIKATPSGLAKLKASIEENTSDRIVKELSCIESIEAVTPLLRRKGVSAEDVLRYSPRGKNGFITRVKLFSFGANEDQTAIAIEFVEACKAKGIQLDQRGYAAQSWIYAAECRSVADVEALSKIISVRSISHMPLVRTVRPKSINLESSLPQLPIRGSDDLDIPVVVVVDSGISDQILPLNSWIVGRDQQVAEPYRNTDHGTFVAGLICWGSELNPTLSGLESSPCGIFDLQVIPNDDPSRGDTLALMESELLMSLEAALDEHANKYKVWNLSLGTDALCSLDEFSELAVELDNLQEKYQVSFVISAGNYVTPPLLDFPRTPNQLESGRITSPADSILSITVGAVSHVDFKNKGPKQHHPSAFSRHGAGPNYIIKPDVVHYGGSCSTDGLHIHGIRSITESGIAEDIGTSFSTPLVSRTLAQIYHQITPLPSPVLARALLTHHARDPRSGKRVPDGEENYLGFGLPSSAPYSLECTPHTATLIFEDTLRPGYFLEWDDFPYPPSLMRDGRYFGEVWMTLAFAPSRGARWGTEYCETHIDAHLGVYRERTKRDTGEIKVEFKGLVPPEHRNPELLYEAYQVEKLRKWAPVRTYFGDMGETGERGLRWRLKLQLLTRHGVEVDEAAFKPQHFSLIITIADPAGTAPVYDEMAQIVRNRFQAQNLAIRTRTRIRGTT
- a CDS encoding AAA family ATPase, which produces MKTDIRFMNEVFRIVNGALRLDVNKVRNYSAFLADKLDDVGETSAAARLRKMLEETDHQLRPADVRLLRALPVDAESRFPLVEHVQFKGITEPPMHLSQAQWDVVHEFISISKSYGSIDNNELSGAMSFLIFGPPGTGKSRLARHIAKELGLELYVARLDGLISSFLGSTSKNIRALFDFAAKTPCVLFLDEFDAIAKIRSDNQEMGELKRVVNSFLQNLDTLGRQSIVIAATNHEALLDAAVWRRFTYRLALQLPSLDQRNQMWTDFSAPLTFSEKELNVLADLSEGFSGSDIRETCIRLKRRSLVNSRPVQMNDAFLVIQNLSLAGDENRCFAVQLNNKDIPEIVKILRERDLRLYSFAILAELLAVSKATVHRLAHQEGECHGE